Below is a genomic region from Streptomyces sp. RPA4-2.
CCCTGCGCGCATGCAACAGGGCCGCCACGCATGCCTCCGCCGTCGCTTTCAACCGAGGCGTGAGGGACCGCAACGGTCTGCAGAAGGAGGTGTACGCGGACCTGAAGACGGCCTTCGGGCTGTCCGCGCAGCCGGCGGTGCGGGCGGTGAAGAAGGTGGTCGACGCCTACGCCACCCTGCGGGCCAACCTGCACGCCGGGAATCTGGGGCCCTCGACATCCCGGCGGTATCGCAAGGCGCTGAGTACGCCGATCGTTTTCCGGCCGGAGGCGGCTCAGCCGTTCGACGACCGCTGCCTGTCATGGCAGCACGACGCGCGCACCGTCTCCATCTGGACCGTGGACGGGCGGATGAAGGGGATCCGCTACACCGGCCACCCCGACCAGCTCAAGGCCCTGGTCCAGTACCGGCGCGGCGAGAGTGACCTCATCCAGCGCGGCGGGAAGTGGTTCCTGATCGCGACCTGCGAGATCCCCGACGCCGAGATGTTCGAGCCGGTGGACTGGATCGGGGTGGACCGCGGCATCGCCAACCTTGCGACCACGTCTGACGGGACCAACTACCAGGGCCGCCGCCTGTCGCGCTACCGCAGGTGGCAGGCCCGCAAACGAGCCGAACTGCAGAAGAAGAAGGCTCGTTCCGCCCGGCGTCGGCTTTCCCGCCGCAAGTGCAAGGAACAGCGCCATGCCACCCACGTGAATCATGTGATCAGCAAGGAGATCGTGTCCGTCGCGCAACGCACCGGTCGGGGGATCGCCGTCGAGAGACTGGACGGGATCCGCGAGCGGGTACGGCTACGCCGCGACCAGCGGGGCACGCTCTCCTCCTGGCCGTTCCGCCAGCTCGGACAGCACCTTGCCTACAAGGCCCGCCGGGCCGGGGTGCCGTTCCTGGAAGTGGATCCGGCCTACACCTCGCAGCGCTGCCCGCGCTGCGGGCACACGGAGCGGGCCAACCGGCCCACCCGGGACGGTTTCTGTTGTCGTCGGTGCGGCCTCGCTGGGCCCGCCGATGTCGTCGCCGGGGTCAACGTGCGCGACCGTGCACGCTCGGTGTGGGTATTCGTCACCATGCCCGTCCTGCCATCGGTGTAGCCGGAGGCGGGAGATGCGACCCGTGACCGTCCCGTCGTAGGGGACAGTCGGGAGCGCGACAAGGCGTGAACACCGCTGAGCCGTACAAGCTCGGCCGTTCACGGCCGAGAAGGTGACGTGTCGGGCAGCCTCGCGCCAGGGGGATGGAGCGGGAGTGAGCGGGGAATGTGGGCCGCCTTCCGGAGGGGCGAGTGGTACGCGGACGGGGGAGAGGTACGGGCCGCGGTCGTCCGCAGGCTGCTGCTCGCACCGCCGCCCGCCGAACCGGGCCACCTGCCCCGGCTGCGGATCAGGGACGTACGGATCACCGGGCGGCTCGACCTCGCCGAGGCCGTCGTCGCCGGGACCCTGCGGCTGCGCAACTGCCGCTTCGAGCAGGCCCCCTGTCTCGACGGCGCGGCACTGGGCGCCCTTGAACTGCGCGACTGCGTGCTGCCCGGACTCTCCGGGGTCGGCGTCACCATCGGCGGGAAGTGCGAGATCACCGGGTGCCGGGTGGAAGGGCCCACGGATCTCTACGGCGCCTCGATCGGCGGCACCCTGCACCTGGAGAACAGCCGCCTGACCGGGCACGGTGAGCGACGCGGCGAACGCGCCCTGCACCTCCTGTGCGCCACGGTCGGAGGCGACATCCAGGCCGGTTCGGGCTTCACCGTCGACGGCCGCACCGACCTGCGGGACACCTCCGTACGCGGCAGCGTCGTGCTCACGGGCGCCGAGCTGCGCAACCCGTCGGGCACGGCGCTCAAAGCCAACCGGCTGCACATAGGCGGGAACCTGAACTGCCGCGGCGGGTTCGTCGCCGAGGGCACCGTCGACCTGTGCGACGCCAGGGTGGGCGGCGGTGCGCTCTTCGAGGACGCCTCGCTCTCCGCCGGGCACGGGTCGGCCCTGCGAGCCCACGGCATAGACGTCAGGGCCGAGTTCAACCTCTGCGACGGGTTCACCGCGCTCGGCAGGCTCTCCATGAGCAGCATCACGGTGCGCAGCCGGTTCTGCTTCAAGGACAGCCTCATCGACGCCCCCGCGGGACAGCCGGCCCTCATCAGCCGGCGCTCCACCGCCTCCGAACTCGACCTGCGCTTCCGGGAACCCGTCAAAGGCTGGGTCTCCCTCAGCCACACCCGCGTCACCGTACTGAACGCCACCCCGGAGACCTGGCCCAGGGCAGTGCGCATGGACGGCATGGTCTACGACAGCCTGCTGCCCCAACTGCCCGCCCGGCAGAGGCTTCCGCTGCTCGCCCCCCCCGAGGGGTTCACCCCGCAGCCGTACGAACAGCTGGCGGCCACCTACCGGCAGCACGGCCACGACCGTGACGCCCGCACGGTGCTGCTCGCCCAGCAGCGCAGGCTGCGCGGCACACTGCCATGGCCGGGACGGGTGTGGAGCGGCTTCCAGGACCTCACCGTCGGCTACGGATACCGGCCGATGCGCGCCGTGTGGTGGCTGTGCGCGATCATGCTCAGCGGGATCCTGCTGTTCACGCGCTGGCCGCCGCAGGCGGTCGACCCGGGCAAGCCGCCCCACTTCCAGGCGGCCATCTACACCTTCGACCTGGTGCTGCCGCTCGTCGACTTCGGGCAGGAGCAGGCGTTCAGCCCACGGGGCGGCCTGCAGTGGGCGGCCGTGGTCCTAGTCTGCCTGGGCTGGCTGCTCGCGACGACGGCCGCCGCGGGCGCCAACCGCGTTCTCCGCAGGAACTGACACACACCTGAGACGGGTCCGGGCCTCGGCCGAGGCGGTCCGGGCCTCGGCCGGGGCCGCGGTGACGGGGCAGACCGCCGGGGGTGCGGTGCCCGCCGGACGCAGCGGGCTCGCGACCGGACCCCGGACGACCTCCGCGCGGCTCGCGGGCCCCCGCCCCCGCCCCGCGCGGACGGGCGATCGCAGACGACGCTCGGCAGCCCGCGGCCCGCAGCCCGCACCGCGAGCCGCGCGCACCGCGACCGCCGCCACCGCGGCCCGCCGCCCTCAGGCGTCCGGTGCCTCGTGGACGCGCTCACCCCCCACATAGGTCAGCGCGACCCCCGTCGCGCCGATCTCCTCGGGCGGCCCGGCGTACGGGTCGCGGTCCAGCACCACGAGATCCGCCAGCGCTCCCGCGCGTACGCTGCCGGTGTCGTCGAGATGGTTGGCGTACGCGGACCCCGCGGTGTACGCCGTGAACGCGGCCGTCAGCCCGAGGCGTTCGGCCGGCAGGAACACCGGCTCCGTCCCGTCCGGGGCCGTCCGGTTGACCGCGACATGGATGCCCTGGAGCGGGTCGGGACTGCTGACCGGCCAGTCGCTGCCCGCCGCGAGTCGCGCCCCGGACCGCAGCAGCGAGCCGAACGGGTACTGCCGGGCGGCCCGTTCGGGCCCGAGGAAGGGAATGGTCAGCTCGTCCATCTGCGGTTCGTGCGCGGCCCACAGGGGCTGGATGTTGGCCGTGGCGCCGAGCCGCGCGAAGCGGGGTACGTCGTCGGGGTGCACGACCTGGAGGTGGGCCAGGTGCGGACGCGTGTCGCTCGGGCCGTTCGCCTTCCGTGCCGCCTCGACCGCGTCCAGGGCGTCCCGTACGGCCCGGTCGCCCAGCGCGTGGAAGTGGCACTGGAAACCGAGGGCGTCCAACTCGGTCACGTACGCAGGAAGCCGGGCCGGATCGATGAAACTGGTGCCCCGGTTGGCGGTGGCGCAGCCGCACGTGTCGAGATAGGGGTCCAGCAAGGCGGCGCTGCCGTTCTCGGCGACCCCGTCCAGCATCAGTTTGACGCTGGTGGCGCGGAACCGGCCATGGTTCAACGCGGCCCGGCGTTGCACGAGTTCGGGGATCTGCTCGGCCCCGCGTTCCCGGTCCCACCACAGCGCGCCGACGACCCGCGCGGTCAGCGAGCCCTCGCGGGCCGCCGTCAGATAGGCGTCCGACGGGTCCTCCATGCCGAGGAAGGCGCCGACGAGCGCGTCCTGCCAGGCGGTGACGCCGAGCGCGTGCAGATGCCGCTGGGCGTGCAGCAGCGCGGCGAGCCGGTCCGCCGGGGTGGCCGGGGGAGTGAGCCGGCCGACGTACCGCATGGCTCCTTCCTGGAGCATCCCGGTGGGCTCGCCCGAGGCGTCCCGCTCGAAGCGCCCGTCGGCCGGGTCCGGGGTGTCGCGTGTGACACCCGCAAGCTCCAGGGCGCGGCTGTTGGCCCAGGCACCGTGGTGGTCCCGGTTCGGCAGGTACACCGGCCGGTCGGGCACGACCGCGTCCAGTACCTCCTTCGTCGGCGTACCGCCCTCGAACGCCTCCATGGACCAGCCACCGCCCGTGATCCACTCCCGGCCGGGGTGCGCGTCGGCGTACGCCCGGACGGCGCGCACGGTCTCCTCGGCGGTCCGCGCGCCTGTGAGATCGCACTGGGCGAGTTCCAGTCCCGCCGGGACCGGGTGGAGGTGCGCGTCCTGGAAGCCGGGCAGCAGCAGCCGTCCCGCGAGGTCGACGACCTCGGTCCGGGGGCCGGTCAGATCGCGCGCCGCGGTCCCGACGGCGGTGATCCGGTCGCCGGTGACGGCGACCTCGGTGACAGTGGGGCCCTCGGGGGTGAGGACCGGTCCACCGGTGAACAGGAGGTCAGCGTGCATGAGTCCGTTCCTTGGTCGGGGGTCGGGGGTCGGGGGTCTGGGTCGGGTGGGCAGTGCGGGGAGGGGTCAGTGCGGTGCGGTCAGCAGCCGGGGCGCGTCGGCGTCGGTGCCGCGGCCGGTGCGGAAGTACGGGGATCTGCGCACCCACTTGGCCCAGGCGGCCGCCACGCATCCGGAGGCGATCATCAGTGCGGGTACGAGCAGCAGGAACCACCCGTTGTCCGCGCTGACTTCGAGATGGTCGGTGGAGGTGTAGAAGGACCAGGCGAGGTAGCCGCCGAGGCCGAGCAGGGCCGCGGCGCTCAGGGAGGGGAGCACCACGGCCCGTATCCCCTGCCGCCAGTCCTCGCGCAGCAGGCCGCGGAAGCGCGCCGCGGCCGCCAGAGCGGTGAGCGCGTAGGACAGGGCGACGACGATCCCGACCGCGTTCACCGTCGCCATGATCATGTCGGCGAGCCGGGGGATGACCAGGGCGAGCGCCGCCACCGCCGCCGCCAGCGCGCCGATCAGCAGGGTCCCGGCCGCCGGAGTCCCGTACCGGGAGCTGACCTTGGACCACACCGGACCCAGCGTGCCGTCCCGGCTCATCGCGAACATCCCCCGAGCCGTCGGGATCACCCCCGCCTGGAGTGAGGCGACGGCCGAGAACATCAGCGCCACCAGAGGCAGCGCGGCGAGGGGCTGGGAGGCCAGACGGTCACCGAAGTACGCCAGCCCCTGGGCGCCGTGACCCGCCAACTCGTCCTCGGACAGCACGCGTTGGAAGGCGACCGAGCCGAGGAGGAAGAGTCCGAGCATCGTGACCAGCGTGATGGTCCCGGCCCGTGAGGCGTCCTTGGGGTCACGTACCTCCTCGTTCACGGTGAACGCCGCCTCGAACCCCCAGTAGCAGAACACCGACAGCAGCATGCCCTGCGCGAGGGCCGAGGCCGAGGGGATGGCGAACGGGTCGAACCAGCTCAGGCGGAAGGGGTGCGGACCGGTGACGATGCCGTATCCGCAGAAGCCCAGCAGGACGACGTACTCGAAGACCAGCAGCCCGCCCTGCAACCGGGCGGCGGTTCTGACCCCGGTGACCGCCGTGAGGGTGACGGCGACGAGGACCACGACGCCCACCGCGGTCGTCTGGGCGGTGGAACCCGGGTCCAGCGTGAACCCGGCCGCCTCGTGCAGCCCGGCCTCACCGGCGAGTTGCAGCATCGTCGAGCCGGTCACGGCGGTGGTGTAGGCGAGAAAGGCCACCGTGGCCACGATGTTCACCCAGCCGACCAGGAAACCGAGCCAGGGAGTGAGTGAACGGCCCACCCAGACATAGCCGTTGCCCGCGTTCGGCTCGACCCGGTTCAGCCGGGAGTAGGCGCCCGCGATCCCCAGGACCGGGAGGAAGGCCAGCAGCATGATGGCGGGCAGATGCAGACCGACCACCCCCGCCGTCACGCCGAGCCCGATGCCGATGCTGGTCGTCGCCGCCGTACTGGACGCGGCGATCGCGACGCCGTCCACGACGCCGAGGGACTTGCGCAGGGACGGGGGATCCACACCGTACGGCTTCTGCGTCATGGCCTGCTCCGATCGCACCCGGGGCCTGGTTCCGGCCCGATGACCGGAAATGAAACTGCCCGGGGCCTTAACAGGTCAACGCTGTTGACATAAGGTGCCCGCACCGGAGGGAGAGCCCATGGCCGAACGAGTCGTCCCGCCCGCCGCCCGGCGGCGCCGACGCCCCACCAAGACGGGTGTCGTCCTCTCCGAGGAGCTCATCGTCGAGACGGCGCTGCGGCTGCTCAAGGAGCACGGCGCCGACGCCCTGACCGTCCGCCGCCTCGGCCTCGCCCTCGGCGCCGATCCCACGGCCCTGTACCGGTACTTCCGCGACACCGACGACCTGCTGCTCGCCATCGCCGACGAACTCATCGGCCGTACGCTGCGCACCTGGCGCCCCACCGGCGACTGGCGGGCCGACCTGCGCGACCTCGGCCTGCGGATGCACTCAGGATCGCTCGCCCATCCACAGGCCGCGGTGCTCAGCGCGTATCGCGTCACGGGCCGGGTCCACGAGATCGCCGCGGTGGAGACGATCCTCGGCGTGCTGCGCGGCGCCGGATTTCCCGACGTCGAGGCCGTACGGATCTACCACGCGTTCGTCGATCAGGCGCTGGCCTTCGCGGCCCTCGACGCGGCGAGCGTGGCCCTTCCCCGGGCCGCGCGCGAGGCCGAGGCGGGGGTGTGGCGGGCGACGTACGCGCGACTGTCCCCCGACACGCACCCGCACATCGCGGCGACGGCGCGTCATCTGGTGGCGGACATGCGGCGCAGCGCCTACCCGGCGGCGCTCGACCTGCTGCTGTCCGCGGCGGCCGCCCGACTGGAGGAGATCCAGGAGCTCCCGGGGACGTGAGGGACACGCCAGACGGCAGACACCAGACGCAGACGCGAGCGGAGGGCGCCTGTCACACCGACGGGCGTTCGCTCGTCGTTCCACCGGACCTGTCCGCACCTCGGCCCCAGGAGGCTGACCGCACATGACCCCGCCCGCCCGCACCTTGAAGCTGCGCACGCAGGACACGCTCCGCCGGCTGGAACAGGACGTCGACGTCTGGGTGTCCACGGCGGACCCGGACGGGGCGGCGCCCCACCTGATCCCGCTGTCCTACCTCTGGAACGGCACGACCGTGCTGCTGTCCACCCCGGGCGCCAGTCCGACGGGCCGCAACCTGCGTGCGACCGGCACGGTACGGCTGGGCTTCGGGCCGACCCGCGACGTGGTCATGGTCGACGGCACCGTCGAGACACTGGAACCGGCCGGACTGCCCGCCGGTGTCGGCGACGCCTTCGCCGAGCGGACCGGCTTCGATCCACGCCGCCTGACCACCGCCTACCTCTACTTCCGCGTCACTCCACGACGGGTACAGGCCTGGCGCGAGGCCGACGAGATCGCCGGCCGCGACCTCATGCGGGACGGAGAGTGGCTCGTGGACGACTGATTCCGTGGGACGGGGTATCCGGGAGGCGCGGGGCAGCGACGGCCCGGCCGACCGCGCCCCCGATCCCCGACGGAGGAACCATGGCACTGGTACTGGCAGGCGTGGTGGTGCTGGACTGCGCCGAGCCCGAGAAGCTCGCCGCGTTCTACAAGGAACTCCTCGACGGCGAGGAGACGGACACGAGCGCGAACCGCATCGACATCAGGGGCGCGGACGGGACGCGGATGGGTTTCCGCAGGGACCTCACGGCGACGCCGCCGAGTTGGCCGCGCCCCGAGAACTCCCTCCAGGTCCATCTGGACTTCCAAGTGGCGGACCTGGACGAGGCGGAACGCCGGATCGTCGGTCTCGGCGGGCGCCCCATCGAGACCAAGGACGCCGCGGGACCCTTCGAGGAGCGGGGCTACGCCGACCCGTCGGGGCACTCGTTCACCCTGTGCCTCACGCCCACCATGGCGCCGAAGCTGGGCTGAACCCGCCGGAGCCCCGGCCCGGCCCCGGCCCGGCGAGCACGGTCGTCAACTCCGGCCACCCCGGGTGACCTTGCCCTTCCCCTTCCCCTTCCCCTTGTCCGGGGACGGCCAGATCCCCGTGGACCGCTCGACGGCCTTCGCGCCCGTACGGTCCGCCGCGCTGCGGGCGACGGCGAACAGCGCGCCCTGGAGGGCCGCGGCGAGCAGCACCTCACCCCAGCCGCGGTCCTTGTCCAGCGCGTCCGGGGCGTCCTCCTCGTGACGCACCGCCTTCCACGCCGCCTCGAACGCCAGCCCGGCCAGGGCTCCGCTCGCCCAGCCCAGCGCGAATCCCAACGGCTTGTAGGCGAGAGGGAGTTTGAGTTTCTTCCGTTTCTTGGGCATGTGGGTCTCCTTCCGTGGTCCGAGTCGACGGTGTCACCGAATCCGGACGCCTGGTAGAGGGCCGCACCATCCGCCGATGTGTGAGGTGCGCGGGCCTGGGCAGCCGGACGGGGTGAATCGGACATCGCAGGACCGGTCGGACCGGCCGAAGCCGTCGGCGCCATCCACGGAGCCGACGGAACCGAGGGAACCGGCGCGGTCGGAGCCGTCGCCGAAGCCGAAGGGGCAGGACCACGGGACGCGCCTGACCGTATTCGTGGCCCTCGGAGCCAATCTCCTGATCGCCGTGGCCAAGGCGGTGGGCGGACTGCTCACGGGTTCGCCCGCACTGCTCTCCGAGGCCGCGCACTCGGTGGCCGACAGCCTCAACGAGGTCTTCCTGCTCGCGGCCCTGCGCCGCAGCCGCCGGCCGGCCGACCGCCGGCACCCGTTCGGCTACGGCAAGGAGAGGTTCTTCTGGTCGCTGCTCGCCGCCGTCGGCATCTTCGTGATGGGCGGCTGCTTCTCGTTCTTCCAGGGCTTCGAGGCGCTCAGGAGCGGCAGCGAGGAGTCGTCCAGCGGCTATGTGGCGGGGCTGGCGGTCCTGGCCGTCTCCCTGCTCGCCGAGGGCGCGTCCCTGTTCCGCGCGCTGCACCAGGTGCGCAGGCAGGGCGGCGCCGGAGGGCTGCGCGACCCCGCCCTGCGCACGGTGGTCGCCGAGGACGGCACCGCCGTGCTGGGCGTGACGCTCGCGATCATCGGCATGGCGCTGCACATGATCACCGGGCAGATCGTCTGGGAGGCCTCGGCATCCTTCGCCATCGGGGCACTCCTGGTGGGCGTCGCCTACTGGCTGGGCCGGGACGCGCGCGAGCAACTCATCGGCCGGGCCGCCGACCCCGAATCGAGCGGCCGGATACGGGCCCTGCTGGAGGCGCAGCCCGAGATCGACAGCGTGGAGGCGCTGCTCACCATGGAGATCGGCCTCGACTCGACCCTGGTCGCCGCCCGGATCGACCTCGTGCCGGGCCTGGACAGCGAGGAGGTCGAGGAGGTCGCCGTCCGCATCAAACGCTCCGTCGCGAACATCGTGCCGGAGGCGGACCAGATCTTCCTGGACGTGACCGACGCGGCGGCGGCACGGGCAGCGTCGCGCGGGGACGGGACAGCGGAAGACCCCGCCGCGACGGGGGAGCGCGGCGGGGCCTGAGGTACGGGTGCCCAGCGGGCGACGGCTCATGCACGGCATGTCCGCGGGATCCCGGCGGCGGACTCGCGCCCCCTTCGGGGACCTCGGCGCAAACGCGGCCGGGGCCCCGGTCCCGCGCGGCCGGGGCTCCGGTCACGCACCGCGCGCCGTCGCCCGCGCGCCCGCGCCGCTCAGTCCGTCGGCTCCAGCACGAAGACGGGGATCTCGCGGTCCGTCTTCTTCTGGTAGTCGGCGTACGAGGGGTACGCCGCGACGGCGCGCTCCCACCACTGGTCCTTCTCGGCACCGGTGACCTCACGGGCCCGCAGTTCCTGGCGGTTGGCGCCGTCCTGGAGTTCGACGTGCGGATCCGACTTCACGTTGTAGTACCAGACCGGATGCTTGGGGGCTCCGCCGAGCGAGGCGACCGCCGCGTAACGGCCGTCGTGCTCGACGCGCATGAGCGGGGTCTTGCGGATCTTGCCGCTCTTGGCACCGCGGGTCGTGAGAATGATTACCGGCAGTCCCGTGTCCTGCAGTGTGGTCCCCTCGGTGCCGCCGGAGCTCTCGTACAGCTCCACCTGCTCGCGCACCCACTGCGTCGGGCTGGGTTCGTACTCACCCTCAAGAGGCATGACTTGCGTCCCATCTCGCGTCGTACTGGACCTGTCTCGGCATGATTCAACACCAGCGCGGACGCGATTCATCCGCACCATGACCCCGCGGGTAATCGCGGACGCGGGACGCGTGCGCGACGGTGGGGACGTTCCCGGACGACGACCACGAAGGGGCCGCCCCCATGTGAGCAGTCACCGCACACGTTCCGACGACCCGCGCCGTGACCGAGGAGTTGTTGCGCCGGATCGGCGCCGGCGTCCCCGAAAGGATCGCCGAGCTGTACGCCGAACGGATCGACTGGAAGCTCGGCCGGCCGATGGACGAGCACGGAAGCGCCGCGACCCCGTGGATTCGCCTTCGAACCCGGCGCCGGCGTCCGACCGGGCACCGCGACCACTCCGTCCGCCCCTCGCCGCGACCGGTGACCTCGCCGGCCGACCCGCCGGGTTCTGGCGGCGGATCGCGGCAGGTCACACCGGTCACCTCACACCGGTCACGCCGGTCACGGCAGGTCCGCGTGCTCACGGTGAGGGGACGAGCATCCGCACGGCGAGCACCATGATCACGACGCTGGACGCGAGCGCCGTGACCAGCCGCCCCCGGTGTCCCGTCAGGACCCGGCCCAGCAGTGCGCCGCTCCCGGCGATCAGCAGTTGCCAGCTCGCGGACGCGACGAACGCGGCGAGCACGAACACCCCTTGCTCCAGCGGCCGTACGGCCTCCGTCGCACGGCTGCCGAGGACCAGCGCGGCGAAGTAGACGATGGTGGTGGGGTTCAGCAGGGTGATCCCCAGCAGCGTCAGATACGCCCTCGCCGGGTGCGCCGGATCCTTCGTGGAGCGGGCGGTGAGCCGCCGCTCGCGGTACTGGCGCAGTGCGGTGACGGCGCCCCGTATCGCCAGGGCGACCAGCACCAGCCCGGACACCCAGCGCAAGGGCGCCAGCACCGGCTGGAGCGCGGCGGCGAGCGCGGCACCCCCGAGCGCGGCGAGCAGGGCGTACACCCCGTCGGCGGTCGCGACGCCCAGCGCGGCGGACCCGCCGATCCGCAGTGACGTACGAGCAGTGAGGGACACTAGATAGGTCGCGACCGCTCCGACGGGGATGGCGATGCCATAGCCCGCGAGCAGCCCCGCGACGAGCGCGGCGGTCACGATCGGGGAAGCGAGGGCCTCCGCGGTCGGCCGGGCTGCTGCTGGACCCGCACCGGACGAGTGGCGGCGGAGGTCGGCGGCAGGAAGGCTTCGTACATGGACATGCGCAGATCCTCGGGCCCCGGCGGCGGCCCGTGCAACCGAATTACGGGGGCCGCCGCCGGGATCACAAGGGACACCGCCGAGCCACGGGGAACGGGTGTCCACCGTGGCGGGAGCGGACGGTTCGAGCCATGGCCGCGCCTCCGCGCCGCCCCGCCGTCCGCCGGGCGCCCGGTCGGCGCCCCGCCGGGCGACGGCGTTCGGCCAGACCGCCCGACCGGAGCATCTGGCCGAACTTCGAGTGGCCCTGTAGATGCCTGGGGCATCTAATGAGGAGCGGCAAGATCGGCAAGAGGGAACCATCGCATGCGAGGTCACTCATGACAGAAACCGTTGCCTTCCCCCAGGACCGTACGTGTCCTTACCACCCCCCCACCGCCTACGATCCCCTGCGTGAGGCGCGCCCCCTGTCGCGGGTCTCCCTGTACGACGGCCGCAGCGTCTGGGTCGTCACCGGCCACGGCACCGCCCGCGACCTCCTCACCGACCCACGGCTGTCGTCCGACCGGACCCGTCCGGCGTTCCCGATGCCCACGGAGCGGTTCGCCTCCGCCCGCGACCGCCGGGTGGCACTCCTCGGGCTCGACGATCCCGCGCACCACACCCAGCGCCGGATGCTGGTCCCCAGTTTCACCCTCAAGCGGATCGGGACCCTGCGACCCCGCATCCAGGAAACCGTGGACCGGCTGCTCGACGTCATGGAGGCGAAGGGCCCGCCCGCCGAGCTGGTCGGCGACTTCGCGCTGCCCGTGCCGTCGATGGTGATCTGCGCGCTGCTCGGCGTCCCGTACGCCGATCACGAGTTCTTCGAGGAGCAGTCCCGCAGGCTGCTGCGCGGCCCCGCCGCCGCGGACACCCAGGACGCCCGCGACCAGCTGGACGCGTACTTCGGGTCGCTCATCGACCGCAAGCAGAAGGATCCCGGCGACGGGCTTCTCGACGAGCTCATCCAGGACCGGTTGCGCGAGGGCGCGGTGGACCGCGAGGAAGTGATCAGCCTGGCGACGATCCTGCTGGTCGCCGGCCACGAGACGACCGCGAACATGATCTCGCTCGGCACGTTCACCCTGCTCAGGCACCCCGAGCAGCTGGCGGAGCTGCGCGCGGAGCCGACGCTCATGCCCGCCGCCGTCGAGGAGCTGCTGCGCTTCCTCTCCATCGCCGACGGGCTGCTGCGGGTGGCCACCGAGGACATCGAGGTGGCCGGGGCGACGATCCGCGCCGACGACGGCGTCGTCTTCTCGACCTCCGTCATCAACCGTGACGAACACACCTTCCCCGAGCCGGACGCCCTCGACTGGCACCGTCCGGCCCGTCACCACGTGGCGTTCGGCTTCGGCATCCACCAGTGCCTCGGCCAGAACCTCGCGCGCGCCGAGATGGAGATCGCCCTGCTGTCGCTGTTCGACCGGCTGCCCGGACTACGGCTGGACGCGCCCGCGGACGACATCCCCTTCAAACCCGGAGACACGATCCAGGGGATGCTGGAACTCCCCGTGACCTGGTAAGAGGCTTACCCGCATGACCATCGACATCGCAATCGACAAGGACGTCTGCATCGGCGCGGGACAGTGCGCGCTGACCGCGCCGGGCGTCTTCACGCAGGACGACGACGGATTCAGCGAGGTGCTCCCCGGCCGTGAGGACGGCGGCGGTGCCCCACTGGTCCGGGAGGCCGCGCGGGCCTGCCCGGTGGGTGCCATCACCGTCTCGGAGGCCTGAGGACACCTCCCACGGACCCTGAGGAAACCTCCCGCGGACCCG
It encodes:
- a CDS encoding LysE/ArgO family amino acid transporter; its protein translation is MTAALVAGLLAGYGIAIPVGAVATYLVSLTARTSLRIGGSAALGVATADGVYALLAALGGAALAAALQPVLAPLRWVSGLVLVALAIRGAVTALRQYRERRLTARSTKDPAHPARAYLTLLGITLLNPTTIVYFAALVLGSRATEAVRPLEQGVFVLAAFVASASWQLLIAGSGALLGRVLTGHRGRLVTALASSVVIMVLAVRMLVPSP
- a CDS encoding cytochrome P450, producing the protein MTETVAFPQDRTCPYHPPTAYDPLREARPLSRVSLYDGRSVWVVTGHGTARDLLTDPRLSSDRTRPAFPMPTERFASARDRRVALLGLDDPAHHTQRRMLVPSFTLKRIGTLRPRIQETVDRLLDVMEAKGPPAELVGDFALPVPSMVICALLGVPYADHEFFEEQSRRLLRGPAAADTQDARDQLDAYFGSLIDRKQKDPGDGLLDELIQDRLREGAVDREEVISLATILLVAGHETTANMISLGTFTLLRHPEQLAELRAEPTLMPAAVEELLRFLSIADGLLRVATEDIEVAGATIRADDGVVFSTSVINRDEHTFPEPDALDWHRPARHHVAFGFGIHQCLGQNLARAEMEIALLSLFDRLPGLRLDAPADDIPFKPGDTIQGMLELPVTW
- a CDS encoding DUF4235 domain-containing protein; the protein is MPKKRKKLKLPLAYKPLGFALGWASGALAGLAFEAAWKAVRHEEDAPDALDKDRGWGEVLLAAALQGALFAVARSAADRTGAKAVERSTGIWPSPDKGKGKGKGKVTRGGRS
- a CDS encoding ferredoxin, with translation MDIAIDKDVCIGAGQCALTAPGVFTQDDDGFSEVLPGREDGGGAPLVREAARACPVGAITVSEA
- a CDS encoding cation diffusion facilitator family transporter — its product is MTVFVALGANLLIAVAKAVGGLLTGSPALLSEAAHSVADSLNEVFLLAALRRSRRPADRRHPFGYGKERFFWSLLAAVGIFVMGGCFSFFQGFEALRSGSEESSSGYVAGLAVLAVSLLAEGASLFRALHQVRRQGGAGGLRDPALRTVVAEDGTAVLGVTLAIIGMALHMITGQIVWEASASFAIGALLVGVAYWLGRDAREQLIGRAADPESSGRIRALLEAQPEIDSVEALLTMEIGLDSTLVAARIDLVPGLDSEEVEEVAVRIKRSVANIVPEADQIFLDVTDAAAARAASRGDGTAEDPAATGERGGA
- a CDS encoding nitroreductase family deazaflavin-dependent oxidoreductase, producing the protein MPLEGEYEPSPTQWVREQVELYESSGGTEGTTLQDTGLPVIILTTRGAKSGKIRKTPLMRVEHDGRYAAVASLGGAPKHPVWYYNVKSDPHVELQDGANRQELRAREVTGAEKDQWWERAVAAYPSYADYQKKTDREIPVFVLEPTD